From the genome of Helicobacter pylori, one region includes:
- a CDS encoding amino acid ABC transporter permease, with protein sequence MSASHSLSLFFKSLDLSKERLELLLEAFYPMLKAAFCISLPLAIISFILGLFIAVVVALIKIAPSKNFIHKALLAGVNFYVSLIRGTPLLVQIVVVFYGLPALGVYIDPIPAGIIAFSLNVGAYASETLRASFLSVPKDQWDSSLSLGLNYLQTFWHVIFFQALKVATPSLSNTFISLFKETSLASVVTIAEVFRIAQQKANASYDFLPIYLEAALIYWLFCLVLEMIQKRMEKILN encoded by the coding sequence ATGTCAGCCAGCCATAGTCTGTCTTTGTTTTTTAAATCTTTAGATTTAAGCAAGGAGCGTTTGGAATTGCTGTTAGAGGCTTTCTACCCCATGCTAAAAGCCGCTTTTTGCATTTCTTTGCCTTTAGCGATCATTTCTTTTATTTTGGGCTTATTCATTGCTGTTGTGGTGGCTCTCATTAAAATCGCGCCCTCTAAAAATTTCATTCATAAGGCTTTATTAGCGGGCGTGAATTTCTATGTCTCGCTCATTAGAGGCACGCCTTTATTGGTCCAAATTGTGGTGGTGTTTTATGGTTTGCCCGCTCTTGGGGTTTATATTGATCCAATCCCGGCAGGCATTATTGCGTTTTCCTTGAATGTAGGGGCATACGCTTCAGAGACTTTAAGAGCGAGCTTCCTTTCTGTCCCTAAAGATCAATGGGATTCAAGCTTGAGTTTGGGCTTGAATTACTTGCAAACCTTTTGGCATGTCATCTTTTTTCAAGCGCTCAAAGTCGCCACGCCAAGCCTAAGTAACACTTTCATCAGCCTTTTTAAAGAAACTTCTTTAGCTTCTGTGGTAACTATCGCAGAGGTTTTTAGAATCGCGCAGCAAAAAGCGAACGCTAGCTATGACTTTCTGCCCATTTACTTGGAAGCCGCTTTGATTTACTGGCTTTTTTGCTTGGTTTTAGAAATGATCCAAAAGCGCATGGAAAAAATCTTAAATTAA
- a CDS encoding amino acid ABC transporter substrate-binding protein, whose amino-acid sequence MKKVLFLFLFAMSFFGVFLNASSLYERLINKETISVGTEGIYPPFTYHNKEGKLTGYDVEVARELAKELGVKIKFHETSWDIMLTGLKSGRFDMVANQVSLTTKKRQATFDKSLPYSYSGTIMLVRKDENRIKDIKDIKGLRAANTLSSTYGEIASKYDAQIVSVDSMAQALLLVVQKRADLTLNSSLAILNYLNTHKNNPFKIAWESKEKDGGASFVINKHQEKALELINQAMQRLIDKGVLKRLSEQFFGKDVSQP is encoded by the coding sequence ATGAAAAAAGTTTTATTTCTCTTTTTATTTGCAATGAGCTTTTTTGGGGTTTTTTTGAACGCTTCTAGCTTGTATGAAAGGCTTATTAATAAAGAAACGATCAGCGTTGGCACAGAAGGTATTTACCCCCCTTTCACTTACCATAATAAAGAAGGCAAGCTCACCGGCTATGATGTGGAAGTGGCTAGGGAGTTGGCTAAAGAGCTTGGCGTGAAAATCAAATTCCACGAAACTTCATGGGATATTATGCTTACAGGTTTGAAATCGGGGCGTTTTGATATGGTCGCTAATCAAGTGAGTTTGACGACTAAAAAACGCCAAGCGACTTTTGATAAAAGCTTGCCTTATAGTTATTCAGGCACAATCATGCTGGTTAGAAAAGATGAAAACCGCATTAAAGACATTAAAGACATTAAGGGTTTGAGAGCGGCTAACACTTTAAGCTCCACTTATGGGGAAATCGCTTCCAAATACGACGCTCAAATCGTTTCGGTGGATTCTATGGCGCAAGCTTTGTTGTTGGTGGTGCAAAAACGAGCCGATTTGACCTTAAATAGTTCTTTAGCGATCTTAAACTACCTAAACACCCACAAAAACAACCCCTTTAAAATCGCATGGGAGTCCAAAGAAAAAGATGGGGGCGCTTCCTTTGTCATCAACAAGCACCAAGAAAAAGCCTTAGAGCTTATCAACCAGGCGATGCAAAGATTGATAGATAAAGGGGTTTTAAAACGCTTAAGCGAACAATTTTTTGGAAAAGATGTCAGCCAGCCATAG
- the alr gene encoding alanine racemase codes for MLKRASFVEVNTASLRHNFHEVKSIVPKDAHIMAVVKANAYGAGAIKASEIFLQEGVHYLGVATLDEALELRSHFPKTPILILGYSPNSNAPMLIDNDLSAMIFSLEQAEVFSQMALKSQKRLKVHLKIDTGMHRLGLEPNFKSIEIIKKIRTLKGLEVEGIFTHLSNADAKIKTHAKNQMEAFNAFLEQLLNQKIEFQYRHAYNSAGILSLCNGNENRLLNLYRPGIMLYGFYPSSGMKESCPTILKNVISLKAQIVQIRSVKKGEFIGYGEHFYTNEETLVGVLALGYADGLMRALGNRIQVAINNQLAPLIGKVCMDQCFVKLNNIQAKEGDEVILFGDKSTKANDASEIAMLLNTIPYETISTLSKRLERVYI; via the coding sequence ATGTTAAAAAGGGCGAGTTTTGTAGAAGTGAATACCGCTTCTTTAAGGCATAATTTTCATGAAGTCAAAAGCATTGTCCCTAAAGACGCCCACATCATGGCAGTTGTCAAGGCGAACGCTTATGGGGCAGGGGCAATCAAAGCGAGCGAAATTTTCTTACAAGAAGGAGTGCATTATTTAGGAGTAGCAACCTTAGATGAAGCTTTAGAGTTGCGTTCTCATTTCCCTAAAACCCCCATTTTGATTTTAGGCTATAGCCCTAATTCTAACGCTCCCATGTTAATTGATAACGATTTGAGTGCGATGATTTTTAGCCTTGAACAAGCGGAAGTTTTTTCTCAAATGGCTTTAAAATCTCAAAAACGCTTAAAAGTGCATCTCAAAATTGATACCGGCATGCACCGCTTGGGATTAGAGCCTAATTTTAAAAGCATAGAAATCATTAAAAAAATCCGCACATTAAAGGGCTTGGAAGTGGAAGGGATATTCACGCATTTAAGCAACGCTGATGCTAAGATTAAAACCCATGCTAAAAACCAAATGGAAGCCTTTAACGCTTTTTTAGAGCAGCTTTTAAATCAAAAAATAGAGTTTCAATACCGCCATGCCTACAATTCCGCCGGCATCCTTTCTTTGTGTAACGGGAATGAAAATCGTTTGTTAAACCTCTATCGCCCAGGCATCATGCTCTATGGTTTTTACCCTTCTAGCGGAATGAAAGAATCATGCCCAACAATCTTGAAAAATGTTATCAGTTTAAAAGCCCAAATCGTTCAAATCAGAAGCGTTAAAAAAGGCGAATTTATTGGCTATGGCGAGCATTTTTATACCAATGAAGAGACTTTAGTGGGTGTTTTAGCTCTAGGGTATGCGGACGGGTTAATGCGTGCTTTAGGCAATCGTATTCAAGTAGCGATCAATAACCAATTAGCCCCTCTTATTGGCAAGGTGTGCATGGATCAATGTTTTGTCAAACTCAATAATATTCAAGCCAAAGAGGGCGATGAAGTCATTTTGTTTGGGGATAAAAGCACTAAGGCTAACGATGCAAGCGAAATCGCTATGCTTTTAAACACCATTCCTTATGAAACTATCAGCACCCTATCCAAACGCTTGGAGCGCGTCTATATTTAA
- a CDS encoding alanine/glycine:cation symporter family protein: METIDSMVRLLSNFVWGIPMQILLVGTGLFLTFYLRGLQFSKIFYAIKILFDKESQSKGDISQFSALMLSLGATVGIGSIVGVATAISLAGPGAVFWMWVTGLVGMATKYSEGILAVKYREKGAFGYNGGPMYYIKNGLNMPKLAMAFAIFTIIASIGTGNMTQSNAVSSILSEQANLPSWVSGLLLTLLTAVIVIGGIKSIGKFTSYLAPIMVLLYLIAIIYIIASHFDLAIQAIKLIFEEAFNPKPVVGGASSALIATMIKTGVARGLYSNEAGLGSSAIIAASAQTHHPVRQALVSMLQTFIVTLIVCSATASVILMAPEYNTLLPNGEKLSANLLTLKSTEYFLGSLGMVVIFLTMIFFAYSTIIGWAYYGEKCTEYAFGEKKVKYYRLIFLASVMVGAMAKIDFVWNLADLSNGLMAIPNLIALILLHKVVYSETRWYFSKHSNK, translated from the coding sequence ATGGAAACGATTGATTCAATGGTGCGTTTGTTATCTAATTTTGTGTGGGGGATTCCCATGCAAATTTTATTAGTAGGCACCGGCTTGTTTTTAACCTTCTATCTTAGGGGTTTGCAATTCAGTAAGATTTTTTATGCAATCAAAATCCTTTTTGACAAAGAGTCCCAATCTAAGGGCGACATTTCGCAATTTTCCGCTCTCATGCTCTCTTTAGGGGCGACTGTAGGCATTGGGAGTATCGTAGGCGTAGCGACTGCTATTAGCCTTGCAGGGCCAGGAGCGGTGTTTTGGATGTGGGTTACTGGGCTTGTTGGCATGGCGACTAAGTATTCTGAGGGGATTTTAGCGGTGAAATACAGGGAAAAAGGGGCGTTTGGATACAACGGAGGGCCTATGTATTACATCAAAAACGGCCTTAACATGCCCAAACTCGCCATGGCGTTTGCGATTTTTACGATTATTGCAAGCATTGGCACCGGCAACATGACGCAATCTAATGCGGTTTCTTCCATTTTGAGCGAACAAGCGAACTTGCCTAGTTGGGTTTCAGGCTTATTGCTCACTCTTTTAACCGCTGTTATTGTCATAGGGGGGATTAAATCCATTGGTAAATTCACTTCTTACTTAGCTCCTATTATGGTGCTTTTGTATTTGATCGCTATTATTTATATTATTGCTAGCCATTTTGATTTAGCCATTCAAGCGATCAAACTCATTTTTGAAGAAGCCTTTAACCCTAAACCCGTTGTTGGCGGAGCGAGTAGTGCGTTGATAGCGACGATGATAAAAACGGGCGTGGCTAGGGGGTTGTATTCTAATGAAGCGGGGTTGGGGAGCTCAGCCATTATTGCCGCAAGCGCTCAAACGCACCACCCGGTGCGTCAAGCTCTAGTGTCCATGCTCCAAACTTTTATTGTAACTTTAATCGTGTGTTCGGCAACAGCGAGCGTGATTTTAATGGCGCCAGAATACAACACCTTGCTCCCTAATGGGGAAAAATTGAGCGCTAATTTGCTCACTCTAAAAAGCACGGAGTATTTTCTAGGCTCATTAGGGATGGTGGTGATTTTTTTGACCATGATCTTTTTTGCCTACTCTACGATTATTGGTTGGGCTTATTATGGAGAAAAATGCACTGAATACGCCTTTGGTGAAAAAAAAGTGAAATATTACCGCTTGATCTTTTTAGCGAGTGTGATGGTGGGGGCTATGGCTAAAATTGATTTTGTGTGGAATTTAGCGGATCTTTCCAACGGGCTTATGGCTATCCCTAATTTGATTGCGTTGATTTTGTTGCATAAAGTGGTTTATTCTGAAACGCGTTGGTATTTTAGCAAGCATTCTAACAAGTAA
- a CDS encoding NAD(P)/FAD-dependent oxidoreductase — translation MKKEVVVIGGGIVGLSCAYSMHKLGHKVCVIEKSDGTNGTSFGNAGLISAFKKAPLSCPGVVLDTLKLMLKNQAPLKFHFGLNLKLYQWILKFMKSANAKSTHRTMALFERYGWLSIDIYHQMLKDGMDFWYKEDGLLMIYTLEENFEKKIRTCDNSGAYKILNVKETKEYMPVVNDNICGSVLLTENAHVDPGEVVCSLQEYLQNAGVEFLYNEEVVDFEFKSNLIDGVITHKEKIQAEKIILATGANPTLIKKTKNDFLMMGAKGYSITFKMPEELKPKTSSLFADIFMAMTPRRDTVRITSKLELNTNNALIDKEQIANMKKNLAAFTQPFEMKDAIEWCGFRPLTPNDIPYLGFDKRYKNLIHATGLGWLGITFGPAIGKIIADLSQDGANEKNADIMLFSAFFRD, via the coding sequence ATGAAAAAAGAAGTCGTGGTAATAGGTGGTGGGATTGTAGGGCTTTCTTGTGCGTATTCTATGCATAAATTAGGGCATAAGGTTTGCGTGATTGAAAAAAGCGATGGCACAAACGGCACTTCTTTTGGGAATGCCGGGCTCATTTCTGCGTTTAAAAAAGCCCCTCTCTCATGCCCTGGTGTGGTGTTAGACACCCTAAAACTCATGCTCAAAAACCAAGCCCCTTTAAAATTCCATTTTGGGCTTAATTTAAAGCTCTATCAATGGATTTTAAAGTTCATGAAAAGCGCGAACGCCAAATCCACGCACCGCACCATGGCGTTGTTTGAACGCTACGGGTGGCTGAGTATTGATATATACCATCAAATGCTAAAAGACGGCATGGACTTTTGGTATAAGGAAGACGGGCTTTTGATGATCTACACTTTAGAAGAAAATTTTGAAAAAAAAATCAGAACTTGCGATAACAGTGGTGCTTATAAGATTTTGAATGTGAAAGAGACCAAAGAATACATGCCCGTTGTTAATGACAATATCTGCGGGAGCGTGCTTTTAACCGAAAACGCGCATGTGGATCCAGGCGAAGTGGTGTGCTCTTTGCAAGAATATTTACAAAATGCGGGCGTGGAGTTTCTTTATAATGAAGAAGTGGTTGATTTTGAGTTTAAAAGTAATCTCATTGATGGCGTTATCACGCATAAGGAAAAAATCCAAGCAGAAAAAATTATTCTAGCTACAGGGGCTAACCCCACTCTCATTAAAAAAACCAAGAACGATTTTCTAATGATGGGGGCTAAAGGTTATAGCATCACTTTTAAAATGCCTGAAGAATTAAAACCCAAAACCTCTTCTTTATTTGCGGATATTTTCATGGCGATGACCCCACGAAGAGATACCGTTAGGATCACCTCTAAACTGGAATTAAACACTAACAACGCTCTCATTGATAAAGAGCAAATCGCTAACATGAAAAAGAATTTAGCCGCTTTCACGCAGCCTTTTGAAATGAAAGACGCCATAGAGTGGTGTGGTTTCAGACCCTTAACCCCTAATGATATTCCTTATTTAGGGTTTGACAAACGCTATAAAAACTTAATCCATGCGACAGGGCTGGGGTGGCTTGGCATCACTTTTGGTCCAGCCATTGGTAAAATTATCGCTGATTTAAGCCAAGACGGAGCGAATGAAAAAAATGCCGATATTATGCTTTTTTCTGCATTTTTTAGGGATTAA
- a CDS encoding RidA family protein, whose amino-acid sequence MKEVIHSTLAPKAIGPYSQAIATNDLVFVSGQLGIDASTGEFKGADIHSQTTQSMENIKAILKEAGLGMDSVVKTTILLKSLDDFSVVNEIYGSYFKEPYPARATFQVAKLPKDALVEIEAIAIK is encoded by the coding sequence ATGAAAGAAGTCATCCATTCAACACTAGCCCCAAAGGCTATAGGCCCTTACTCTCAAGCTATCGCTACTAACGATCTTGTTTTTGTCTCTGGGCAATTGGGTATTGATGCGAGCACTGGGGAATTTAAGGGTGCGGATATTCATTCTCAAACCACGCAGTCAATGGAAAATATCAAAGCGATTTTAAAAGAAGCAGGGTTAGGGATGGATAGCGTGGTTAAAACGACTATTTTATTGAAAAGTTTAGACGATTTTTCGGTGGTGAATGAAATCTATGGGAGTTATTTTAAGGAGCCTTATCCGGCCAGAGCGACCTTTCAAGTGGCTAAACTGCCTAAAGACGCTTTAGTAGAAATTGAAGCGATAGCCATTAAGTAA
- a CDS encoding Na+/H+ antiporter NhaC family protein — MGLSASSLIVPLSVILMVVFTKRVALSLFVGILVSAVLMHSLHLSQLVEYIYHKVTSVFYAYDPEKGLNFNLSNLYVFGFLIFLGILSQVILKSGSVQNFVKKAKKYSKNAKTPEFIAFFSGIIIFVDDYFNALTVGQISKSLNDAHNSTRERLAYIIDSTSAPVCLLVPISSWGAYIMGIMNNDSSPLLKDSFSVLAQSLSSNYYAIFALIAVFLTILWQINLPSMRKYQNIGVKDFYSEQEESSSKLAPLSLLPLSILLLIVSISSLIFYTGVILKNTDASFSLFYGGLFSLIVTYLLAYQFLEKGSFFKLMFDGFKSVGPAILVLTLAWAIGPVIRDDAQTGFYLAHIGKEFLNNGGGVYMPLIFFLISGFIAFSTGTSWGAFAIMLPIGAGMASESDIILIVSAILSGAVYGDHTSPISDTTILSATGAGCSVQSHFITQLPYATIAMLCSAVSLGVASFMHSRSLALLIGVALLVGVFYLLKRFYGENLKT; from the coding sequence GTGGGATTGTCAGCATCAAGCCTTATTGTTCCTCTTAGCGTTATTTTAATGGTGGTTTTCACTAAAAGAGTCGCACTCTCGTTGTTTGTAGGCATTTTAGTGAGCGCTGTTTTAATGCATTCTTTACACCTTTCTCAACTTGTAGAATATATTTATCATAAAGTCACTTCCGTTTTTTACGCTTATGATCCAGAAAAGGGGCTTAATTTCAACCTTTCCAACCTCTATGTTTTTGGATTTTTAATCTTTTTAGGCATCTTAAGCCAAGTAATTTTAAAATCCGGTAGCGTACAGAACTTTGTCAAAAAAGCTAAAAAATACTCAAAAAACGCTAAAACCCCTGAATTTATCGCCTTTTTTTCAGGCATTATTATTTTTGTAGATGATTATTTTAACGCCCTGACCGTGGGGCAAATCTCAAAGTCTTTAAACGACGCTCATAACTCCACACGAGAGCGCTTGGCTTATATTATAGACTCCACTTCAGCACCGGTGTGCTTGCTAGTCCCTATTTCTAGCTGGGGGGCATATATTATGGGGATCATGAATAACGACAGCTCGCCCTTATTAAAAGATAGTTTTTCGGTGCTTGCTCAAAGCTTAAGCAGTAATTATTATGCGATTTTTGCGCTCATTGCAGTCTTTCTCACTATTTTATGGCAAATCAACCTCCCTAGCATGAGAAAGTATCAAAACATAGGCGTGAAGGATTTTTATAGTGAACAAGAAGAAAGCTCTTCAAAACTAGCCCCCTTGAGTTTGTTACCCCTTTCTATTTTATTATTGATTGTGTCCATTTCATCATTGATTTTTTACACTGGGGTGATCTTAAAAAACACTGATGCGAGTTTTTCGCTCTTTTATGGAGGGCTGTTTTCGCTCATTGTTACTTATCTTTTAGCTTATCAATTTTTAGAAAAAGGGAGCTTTTTTAAACTAATGTTTGATGGCTTTAAGAGTGTGGGGCCGGCGATATTGGTTTTAACGCTCGCTTGGGCTATCGGACCTGTGATTAGAGATGACGCTCAAACAGGGTTTTACTTGGCTCACATTGGCAAGGAGTTTTTAAATAATGGGGGAGGCGTGTATATGCCTTTAATCTTTTTTTTAATCTCTGGGTTTATCGCCTTTTCTACCGGCACAAGCTGGGGGGCGTTTGCGATCATGCTTCCCATTGGAGCGGGCATGGCTAGTGAAAGCGATATTATTTTGATTGTTTCAGCGATCCTTTCTGGGGCTGTTTATGGCGATCACACAAGCCCCATTTCTGACACGACTATACTATCGGCTACGGGGGCAGGGTGTTCGGTGCAAAGCCATTTTATCACGCAACTCCCTTATGCGACTATTGCGATGCTTTGCAGCGCGGTGAGTTTAGGGGTGGCAAGTTTTATGCATTCGCGCTCGCTTGCTCTTTTAATCGGTGTGGCTTTGCTTGTGGGGGTGTTTTATCTTTTAAAAAGGTTTTATGGCGAAAATCTAAAAACTTGA
- a CDS encoding LapA family protein, with protein MRFYIIFTFLFIVGFGVFAYSIDPQAYAFNLGSYSFNFPIAVWLMGVLGMFAFFSWVFLFKHNLNHKIRLYHEKRDFDKLLKQILSQDTQKTFLKTKFKSDLAKNLSQILARYDLKADLNTPSSGCEKVDNLFKHYHNIENNTLEPKDHAKHSLSYEHAYFSKRLKAFIHNDLKNAFEVLTNAQIPLELRRYAFIEIAQKGSKKEVLKALNAMQDNLDKECVKSFLKAFFEKSLNTDTLKISELCKRVGYDKNDYLKLAQKAQKFLVPDQWFQFFEILSQEDDKAQKAFLFVLLELEMNDLAKEHLAVLSFEEYMLLNAYMDLKQEHKKAYKLEAFL; from the coding sequence ATGCGTTTTTACATTATCTTTACATTTTTGTTCATTGTGGGTTTTGGCGTGTTTGCTTATAGCATCGATCCGCAAGCTTATGCTTTCAATTTAGGGAGCTATAGCTTTAATTTTCCCATTGCCGTATGGCTTATGGGCGTTTTGGGCATGTTCGCTTTTTTTTCATGGGTTTTTTTATTCAAGCACAATCTCAACCATAAAATCCGCTTATACCATGAAAAGAGGGATTTTGACAAATTGCTCAAACAAATCCTATCTCAAGACACTCAAAAGACTTTTTTAAAAACGAAATTTAAAAGCGATCTCGCTAAAAACCTCTCTCAAATCTTAGCCCGTTATGATTTAAAGGCTGATTTGAACACGCCAAGTAGCGGGTGCGAAAAAGTGGATAACCTTTTTAAGCATTACCACAATATAGAAAATAACACCCTTGAGCCTAAAGATCACGCTAAGCACTCTCTTTCTTATGAGCATGCTTATTTTTCTAAACGCTTGAAAGCTTTCATTCATAACGACTTAAAAAACGCCTTTGAAGTTTTAACAAACGCGCAAATCCCTTTGGAATTACGCCGCTACGCTTTTATAGAAATCGCCCAAAAAGGCAGCAAAAAAGAGGTTTTAAAGGCTTTGAATGCGATGCAAGATAACTTGGATAAAGAGTGCGTGAAGTCTTTTTTAAAAGCCTTTTTTGAAAAATCTTTAAACACAGACACTTTAAAGATTTCAGAGCTTTGCAAAAGGGTGGGTTATGATAAGAATGATTATTTAAAGCTCGCGCAAAAAGCGCAAAAATTTCTTGTCCCTGATCAATGGTTTCAATTTTTTGAGATTTTAAGCCAAGAAGACGATAAGGCGCAAAAAGCCTTTTTATTCGTGTTGTTAGAATTAGAAATGAATGATCTCGCTAAGGAGCATCTAGCGGTTTTATCCTTTGAAGAATACATGCTTTTAAACGCTTACATGGATTTGAAACAAGAGCATAAAAAAGCTTATAAATTAGAAGCGTTTTTGTAG
- the rlmH gene encoding 23S rRNA (pseudouridine(1915)-N(3))-methyltransferase RlmH: MRCVVYSIAKSSPLELVKIYQKQCRQFDCELELVDLFPKNTANAQKVSKELAQKSYSLAFEPYLNLKAKNIALHPKAQRGDSFAFSKMLENHLNINFFIAGAYGFEENFLKDCQAWSLSEMTFSHEVAKIVLCEQIYRALSIIFKHPYHK; the protein is encoded by the coding sequence ATGCGTTGCGTGGTGTATTCTATCGCTAAAAGTTCGCCTTTAGAGCTAGTGAAAATCTATCAAAAGCAATGCAGGCAATTTGATTGCGAGCTGGAATTAGTGGATTTATTCCCTAAAAATACCGCCAACGCTCAAAAAGTTTCTAAAGAACTCGCTCAAAAAAGCTACTCTCTAGCCTTTGAGCCGTATTTAAACCTTAAGGCAAAAAATATTGCCTTACACCCTAAAGCTCAAAGGGGCGATAGCTTTGCGTTTAGTAAAATGTTAGAAAATCATCTTAATATTAATTTTTTTATCGCTGGAGCGTATGGGTTTGAAGAAAATTTTTTAAAGGATTGTCAAGCTTGGAGTTTGAGCGAGATGACTTTTAGCCATGAAGTGGCTAAAATTGTCTTATGCGAGCAAATCTATAGGGCTTTAAGCATTATTTTTAAGCATCCATACCATAAATAG
- the accD gene encoding acetyl-CoA carboxylase, carboxyltransferase subunit beta encodes MGFADFFKNFKINKLRTAPSKEEQPSHWVKCPKCYALMYHKEVFGKYSVCLKCHYHFRMKAAERIEFLCDVGSFEEFDKHLRPNDPLNFVDKESYKQRVKKYEKRTNRPSSVISGEAKINRMPLQIVVFDFSFMGGSLGSVEGEKIVRAINRAVAKREALLIVSASGGARMQESTYSLMQMAKTSAALNRLSEAKLPFISLLSDPTYGGVSASFAFLGDLIIAEPGAMIGFAGPRVIKQTIGADLPEGFQTAEFLLEHGLIDMIVHRKDLKKTLSDLIAMMMHKTSKIF; translated from the coding sequence ATGGGATTTGCAGATTTCTTTAAAAATTTTAAGATCAATAAATTGCGGACAGCACCAAGTAAGGAAGAACAGCCAAGCCATTGGGTGAAATGCCCTAAATGTTATGCGTTAATGTATCATAAAGAAGTGTTTGGTAAATACAGCGTGTGTTTGAAATGCCATTACCATTTCCGCATGAAGGCGGCTGAAAGGATTGAATTTCTATGCGATGTGGGGAGTTTTGAAGAGTTTGACAAGCACTTACGGCCTAATGACCCTTTAAATTTCGTGGATAAAGAGAGCTATAAACAACGCGTTAAAAAATACGAAAAAAGGACTAACCGCCCAAGTTCAGTGATCAGCGGGGAGGCTAAAATCAACCGCATGCCTTTGCAGATCGTGGTGTTTGACTTTAGCTTTATGGGAGGGAGTTTAGGCTCTGTGGAGGGGGAAAAGATCGTAAGAGCGATCAATCGCGCGGTCGCTAAAAGAGAAGCGTTATTGATTGTTTCAGCGAGTGGGGGGGCTAGGATGCAAGAATCCACTTATTCGCTCATGCAAATGGCTAAAACGAGCGCGGCTTTGAACCGGTTGAGTGAGGCCAAACTCCCTTTCATTTCGCTCTTAAGCGATCCCACTTATGGGGGCGTTAGCGCGTCTTTTGCTTTTTTAGGGGATTTGATTATCGCAGAGCCTGGAGCGATGATAGGTTTTGCAGGGCCTAGGGTGATTAAGCAAACTATAGGGGCGGATTTGCCTGAGGGCTTTCAAACAGCGGAATTTTTATTAGAGCATGGCTTGATTGATATGATTGTGCACAGGAAGGATTTGAAAAAAACTTTGAGCGATTTGATCGCTATGATGATGCATAAGACTTCAAAGATTTTTTAA
- the recO gene encoding recombination protein RecO has product MQGFLLQTQSIRDEDLIVRILTKNQLKTLYRFYGKRHSVLNVGRKIDFEEENDDKFLPKLRNILHLGYLWEREMERLFFWQRFCALLFKHLEGVHSLDSIYFDTLDDGASKLSKQHPLRVILEMYATLLNFEGRLQSYNSCFLCDKKLERSAALAQGFVLAHPSCLKSKSLDLEKIQAFFRTQSTIDLEIEEVEELWRTLNLGF; this is encoded by the coding sequence ATGCAAGGGTTTCTTTTACAAACACAAAGCATAAGAGATGAAGATTTGATCGTGCGCATTTTAACCAAAAACCAGCTCAAAACCCTCTATCGTTTCTATGGCAAACGCCATAGCGTGCTGAATGTGGGGCGTAAAATTGATTTTGAAGAAGAAAACGATGATAAATTTTTACCCAAGTTAAGGAATATTTTGCATTTAGGCTATCTTTGGGAAAGAGAAATGGAGCGCTTGTTTTTTTGGCAACGCTTTTGCGCTCTCTTGTTCAAGCATTTAGAAGGCGTGCATTCTTTGGATAGTATCTATTTTGACACTTTAGATGATGGGGCTAGCAAACTCTCCAAACAGCACCCCTTAAGAGTAATTTTAGAAATGTATGCAACGCTTTTGAACTTTGAAGGGCGCTTGCAAAGTTACAATTCTTGTTTTTTATGCGATAAAAAATTAGAGCGTTCTGCCGCTTTAGCGCAAGGGTTTGTTTTAGCGCACCCCTCTTGTTTGAAATCTAAAAGCCTGGATTTAGAAAAAATCCAAGCTTTTTTTCGCACTCAAAGCACGATTGATTTAGAAATAGAAGAAGTGGAAGAATTATGGCGCACGCTGAATTTAGGGTTTTGA